Below is a window of Mycobacterium dioxanotrophicus DNA.
AGTTCACCGACGCAGCCGTCGTCATACCGACCACCTGGCCCGCGCCGTTGATGACGGGACCGCCCGAATCGCCGGCCCGCACGGGTGCGGCGAACTCGAACAGACCGGTGATCTCGTCGCTGCTACCGGTCAGCTCGTCCTCGGCGTTGACGGTGCGCCCGAAGGCGGTGACCGTGCCGACCTCCTGGGTCAGCGGGGCGTCGCTGCCCTGCGCATTGCCTAGGGCTACCACCGGATCTCCTGGTGCCAGCGCGGTGGAATCCCCGATCGTGGCCGTCGGCAGACCGTCCGCACCGCGCAGCTGCAGAACAGCCACGTCGTGCTGCCGGTCGTACCCGATGAGGTCAGCGGGGTAGGACCGGCCGTTGACCGTGGCGCTGACCGCGTTGGCGCCCTGCACGACGTGGTAGTTGGTCAGCACCTCACCGTTCGGGGACAGCACGATGCCGGTGCCGATGCCGTATGCCTGCTGGTAATCGACCCTGGTGTCGACCCGGGCCACTGCCGGTTGCACCACGGAGACCGCGGACAGTGGATCGCCGGGAGCGGCGGTTGCCGGTGCCAGCGGTGCCACCAACACCAAGGCAGCGAGGACCGCCAGGATTATCGAGGTGGCACGGTGTGACCGCAGTTTGCCCATGTATCCATCTTCGCCCGCGTAAGCGGCGCTGTCGACGCGCGGGGGCTTCAGTCCTCGACGGTGACGTTGTCGCGGGACCGTCGGCGCAGGCGCGAGATGCCGCCCTTGTTGGCGGGCCGCCGGTTGCGCAGTTTGCCTTGCTGACCTGCGGCGTCGTCGTCGGCGGCAGCTTCTTTCGGGTAATCGGCGTCGTCGCCGGGCTGGTTTGCGGAGTCCTCGTCGGTCTCGTGCTCGACGGCCGACGATTCCGGCTCCTCCGCGGCGGACTCGGTCAGCTCGACCGACGCCTCGTCGGTGGCTGTGACCTGGGGTTCTTCGGATTCTTCGTCCGTCTCCGGCTCGTCGCCCTCGTCCGATTCCTCGGTCTTTTCAGACTCGTCAGCCTCAGCGGTCTCTTCGGACTCAGCGGCCTCGTCAGCCTCAGCAGCCTCGGATTTGCGACGGCCGCGGGCCTTCTTCTGTGTCGTCTTGAGCGGCTTCGGCGGTGGCGGCGGAAGCTCGGCGAGGAACGCCAGATAGAAGCCAAGGATGCCGAGCAGCGCGATCGAGGCGGCCGCACCGTAGATACCGAACAGCCACTGGCCGGCACTGTCCAGGGACAACCAGATCTCGGAGATCGCGGCGCCGACGATGAGCACCCCGGCCAGCACGTGGAACGCGACCGCCGAGGTACGCAGGCGCAGCGCCAACTGCGGGGTGCCGTACTCGGGGCGACGCGTGCGCTGCAGCGTGAAGAACACCGGAAGCGCGGCCACCGCGATCAGGACGCCGGTGACGATCCGCAGCACCAGGCCGAGGGTGGGGGAAGTTTCGCCCATGAGCTCGGGCCAGCGGGGGAGAACGAAGAAGAAGTAGAGCCCGGCAGCGACGAGTGAGAACGACGCATGCCATATCACCGCGACGGTGCGGCTCATACCCCTCCTTGGATTTGGGTGGGCCGGGGTGCGACCAGACTGCATATGAGCAGGTCACACCCCGGACCCGAGTGCGGAGGATAGGGGATTTGAACCCCTGAGGGCTGTTAACCCAACCCGCGTTCCAGGCGAGCGCCATAGGCCACTAGGCGAATCCTCCGTCGGCAATCGTAGCCGACAGCGCAACCTGCTCTGTCCAGGTGCGGGTGTGGACCCGCTGTGCACCTGTGGTTCGTGGGTATCGAGCACCGGGTACTACACTCGCCCGTGGACCCCGCGCGGCGTCCATCCTGTGAACTCCCCCAGGGCCGGAAGGCAGCAAGGGTCAATGGGCTCTGGCGGGTGCGCGGGGTCCCCTTCATTCATTGAACGCCCGGACCCTTCCGGGTCCACGCTTGTGAAAGGCGCGCGGTGTCGTCGTTCCACTCTCTCGGCCGCGACGATCTGCTCGCGCAGCACGAAAGCCAACAGCGCAACTATGCCGAGCTGCAGGCCAAGAACCTCAGCCTCGACCTGACCCGCGGTAAGCCGTCCCCGGCTCAGTTGGATCTGGCGAATGCGCTGCTGAGCCTGCCCGGCGACGCTGACTACCGCGACCGCGACGGCACCGATACCCGCAACTACGGCGGCCTCAACGGCCTGACCGAGCTGCGCGAGATCTTCGCCGAACTGCTCGGTATCTCGGTGCAGAACCTGATCGCGGGCGACAACTCGAGCCTGGCGATGATGCACGACTGCATCGTGTTCTCGCTGCTGCACGGTGGCGAGGATTCGGAGCGGCCGTGGATCCAGGAACCGGTCGTCAAATTCCTGTGCCCGTCGCCGGGGTATGACCGGCACTTCGCGATCACCGAGTCGTTCGGTATCGAGATGATCCCGGTACCGATGGGCGAGGAAGGCCCCGACGTCGATCTCATCGAGGAACTCGTCGCCGCCGACCCGGCCATCAAGGGCATGTGGTGCGTACCGGTGTTCTCCAACCCGACCGGCACCGTCTACTCCGCGGAGACCGTCCGCCGACTCGTCCAAATGCCCACGGCCGCACCGGATTTCCGGCTGATGTGGGACAACGCCTACGCCGTCCACACGCTCACCGAAGATTTCGTCGAGCAGGTCGACGTGCTGGGCCTGGCCGAAGCCGCGGGCAACCCCAACCGCCCGCTGGTGTTCGCCTCGACCTCCAAGATCACCTTCGCCGGCGCCGGTGTGTGCTTCCTGGGCGCATCCATGCGCAACATCGCCTGGTACGTACTGCACGCGGGGAAGAAATCGATCGGCCCCGACAAGGTCAACCAGCTGCGGCATCTGCGGTTCTTCCGTGACGCCGACGGCGTCCGGCAGCAGATGCAGCGCCACCGCGAACTGATCGCGCCCAAGTTCGCGCTCGTGGCCGAGGTGCTCGAAGACCGCTTGGGTGAGTCGAAGATCGCGTCGTGGACCGACCCCAAGGGCGGCTACTTCGTCAGCCTCGACGTGTGGCCCGGCACCGCCAAGCGCACCATCGCCCTGGCACAGAACGCCGGTATCGCGCTGACCGAGGCGGGTTCGGCCTTCCCGTACCGGAATGACCCGGAGGACAAGAACATTCGCATCGCCCCGACGTTCCCGTCGCTGCCCGACGTGCGAGAGGCCATCGACGGCCTGGCGACGTGCGCGCTCCTGGCGGCGACCGAGTCGCTGCTGGATGACTAGTCGGGACCGGTAGGTAGCCTGCATCCGTGGCTCTCTACCGCAAGTACCGTCCGGCTACGTTCGCCGAAGTCGTCGGGCAGGAGCATGTCACCGAGCCGCTGTCGACGGCGCTCACCGCGGGCCGGATCAACCACGCGTACCTGTTCTCGGGGCCGCGCGGCTGCGGTAAGACCTCGTCGGCGCGGATCCTGGCCCGCTCGCTGAACTGCGAGCAGGGGCCCACGCCGACACCGTGCGGGGTGTGCGATTCGTGCGTCGCGCTGGCCCCCAACGGCCCGGGCAACCTCGACGTCACCGAACTCGACGCGGCCAGCCACGGTGGCGTCGACGACACCCGCGAACTGCGCGACCGCGCGTTCTTCACCCCCGCGCAATCGCGGTACCGCATCTTCATCATCGACGAAGCGCACATGGTCACCACGGCCGGTTTCAACGCTCTGCTCAAGATCGTCGAGGAGCCGCCCGAGCACCTGATCTTCGTGTTCGCGACCACCGAACCGGAGAAGGTGCTGCCGACCATCCGGTCGCGCACCCATCACTACCCGTTCCGGCTGCTGGCACCGCGGACCATGCGCCCGCTGCTCGAGCGCATCTGCGGCGACGAGAGCGTCGACGTCGACGACGCCGTCTACCCGCTGGTCATCCGGGCCGGCGGTGGTTCCCCCCGCGACACCCTGTCGGTGCTCGATCAGCTGCTGGCCGGGGCCGAGGGCAACCGGATCACCTACCAGCGGGCGCTGTCGCTGCTCGGTGCCACCGACATGGCGCTGATCGACGACGCCGTCGAGGCGCTGGCCGCCGGTGACGCCGCGGCGCTGTTCGGGGCGGTCGAGTCGGTGATCGACGCCGGCCACGATCCGCGCCGGTTCGCCACCGACCTGCTCGAACGCTTTCGCGACCTGATCGTTTTGCAGGCGGTCCCCGACGCCGCGACCCGCGGGGTCGTCGACGCGCCCGCCGATGTGCTCGAGCACATGCGTGACCAGTCCACCCGACTCGGCTCGGCGACGCTGACCCGCTACGCCGAGGTGGTCCACGCCGGGCTGGGGGAGATGCGCGGCGCCACGGCACCCCGGCTGCTGCTCGAGGTGGTGTGCGCGCGGCTGCTGCTGCCCTCGGCGCATGACACCGAATCGGCCCTGCTGCAGCGCATCGAACGGATCGAAACCCGGCTCGACATGTCGATCCCGGTCGGGGAGGCCCAGGCATCGGCGGGTCGGCCTGCCGCCGAGCCCGCCAAGACCTACACCCGGCGCAGCCAGGCGGCGGCCACACCGCCGCCGACGCCCGAACCCGCGCCGGCTCCCGCTGTTGTGGCGGCCCGCCCGCTGCGGTGGCACCTCCGCCTCCGCCTCCGCCGCCGCCGGTGCCGGAACCCGAGCCGGAACCGGTGCGTGTGCCCGAGCCCGTGGTTCCGGCGCCTGCACCAGCACCGGCGCCGGAACCAGAACCGACGCCCGAGCCAGAACCCATGCCGTCGGCGCCCGAACCCGCGCCGTCGGCGCCTGCGCCCGGTGGCGAACCCAACGCCGCCGCGGTGCGCTCCATGTGGACGACGGTCCGCGAGAAGGTGCGCGAGCGCAGCCGCACCACCGAGGTCATGCTGTCGGGCGCGATCGTGCGGGCGGTTGAGGACAAAACCCTTGTGCTGTCCCATGAATCTCCGCCGCTGGCCAAGCGGCTCACCGAATCGCGCAATGCCGACGTCATCCGCGATGCGCTCAAGGACGCGCTCGGCGTGGACTGGCAGATCCGCTGTGAGGTGGGCACCGCGGAAGCCGCGGCGCCGCCACCGCCGCGGGCCACCAAGCCCCCGCCAAAGGTCCCCGCCCGGGTCGCTCGTTCCATACCCGAAGCGGACCTGGCGCCCCCTCCGGAGCCGCCATCGCCCGAGGACGAGGAAGAAGAGTTGCTCGCCGAGGCCGGGCAGAGCGAGGCCGGGCCTCGCCGCGACCCCGAGGAGGTCGCGCTGGAGCTCCTGCAGAACGAACTGGGCGCGCGCAAGATCGACGGTTAGCCGCGAGACTGCGCTGAGGGTCGTGAAACGAGCGACTTCACAACCCTCAGCGCAGTCTCGGCGAAATAGCCGACGTCTACGGCTGCCACCACGGGCGCAGCGGCAGGCCCCCGTCGTGCCCGTTCTCGTCGAGCTTGACCGCCAGCACCTGGTGCAGCTGGATGACGTTGGTCTCGAAGCCCAGCCGGGAACCGGCCATGTACAGGCCCCAGACCTTGGCGGTGGGCAGGCCGACCTCGGCTACCGCCTCGTCCCAGTGCTCGACGAGGTTGGCGCACCAGTCGCGCAGGGTCATCGCGTAGTGATGACGCAGGTTTTCCTCGTGCAGCACCTCCAGGCCCACATCCTGGACCTCGGTGATGATGCGGCCGGAGCCCGTCAGCTCGCCGTCGGGGAACACGTAGCGGTCGATGAAGCCGCCGGCCGCGGCCCCCGACCGGTTGTCGTGCCGGGTGATGCAGTGGTTGAGCAGCAGCCCGCCGACGCGCAGCTTGGACTTGAGGAAGCCGAAGTACGACGGGTAGTTGTGCACGCCGATGTGTTCGGTGAGGCCGATCGAGGACACCGCGTCGAAGCCCGACTCGGCGACGTCGCGGTAGTCGCCGTGACGCACCTCGGCCAGATCGCTCAGCCCTTCTTCGGCGATGGCCTTCTGTGCCCACGCGGCCTGCTCGCGCGACAGCGTCACCCCGATGGCCCGCACACCCTGGCGGGCTGCGTAACGGACCATGGCGCCCCAGCCGCAGCCGACGTCGAGCAGCCGGTCCCCGGGCTGCAGCCGCAGCTTGTCGAACACCAGGCGGTACTTGTTCTCCTGAGCCTGCTCCAGCGTGGCGTCCGCATCGGGGTAGCACGCACACGTATAGGTCATCGACGGCCCCAGCACCCACTCGTAGAACGTGTTCGACACGTCGTAGTGGTGATGGATGGCCTCGGCGTCGCGAACCCGGCTGTGCCGCAACCCTTCCACCATCCGGCGCCAGCGCGGCAGCGCTTCCTGCGGCGGAGGGGCGATGGGCTTGAGGTGCTCGATGCCGATGGAGCGGACGATGTTGGCCAGTACGCGCGCCGGTGGCCGTTTGAAGTCCATCTTCTCGGCCAGCGCGCACAGCAGCGGGTACGGATCGCCCGGGTGCACGCCGTGCGGTTCCAGATCACCCGACACGTAGGCGCGCGCCAACCCGAGGTCACCGGGGGCGGTGGCGAGGTAGGTGGTACCGCGCGGGGTCTTGAGATCGAGTCCGAGTGCGGCGTCCTCGGGGCCTGCGGTGCTGCCGTCGTAAGCGGTGAATTTCAGGGGGAGCTGTCCCGCGGCGAAGATCTCCAGGATCTCGGCGAGCGTGAGTTTGTTCGCCTGAGAGTGCGTCGAATTTTCCCTGAAAGTTGTCATTGCCGTTGCACCGCTTTCGAATACAGATCAAGGAGACGTGAATCGGGATCGTAGGTTTTCTTGACCGTCTTATAAGCTTCCCCGCCATATAGTGCGTCAAACTCGTCGCGCGGGTAAAACGCGTCCGAATACAGCGATTTGTGTCCATCGAGCTGGCTGACCTTGCGTTCGATGAGCCGGTTGGTGTGCCCGGGTTCGGGCCCGATCGGCACCGACGACCAGAAGCCGACGTTGACATAGGTGTGGTGGGGGCGCAGCGGATACAGCGGCCACGTTCCGGCGGTTCTCGGATCGTCGCGTAACCGTAGCGGGCACAGCCAGATTGGTTCGATCGGGACGTTCTCGAGAAACCAGGTGAGAAATTCCGCGCAGTTCTCGATCGGCACCTCGACGTCCTGCACCACGCGTTCCCGGGGCGGGCGGCCGTTGCGCTTCTCGATGCGGTCGGCGATGTTGAACCGCCGGTCGTAGCCGATGAGTTTCCAGTAGAAGCTGCTGCGGCGGTAGCGGCGCGGCCACAGCCGCCGGATCGCGGGGTGCTGCGCGCCGAATGCCCGTGAGCACCAGAACCAGTCGGTGTCCCACCGCCACAGGTAATCGTGAATGGTCAGGCGGTCATGTTTTTCCGCCGCGGTCTTCCCGTCGTGCTGGATGGAGCGGTAGTAGATGGCGCTGCCTGTGTAGTCGCTGACAGGACCGGCGGTGGCGGTCTTGATGCCCACGCACAGGTAACTTTCGTCGGCGCTGAACACCACGCCGTCGAGGTAATCGACCTTCTCGCCGCCGATGCCGCCGGTTTCGATGATGCGGTCCATGGCCGCGACCAGCTCGTCCAACGTGTGGAAGCGCAGGTGGCGCAGCGCCACGAATGGCAGCACCGGTTCCAGCTCGATCCGCAGCCGCGTCGAATAGCCAAGAGTGCCATAGGAATTGGGGAAAGCCCGGAATAGATCCGAATGCTCGGCGGGCGATGCGGTGACGATTTCGCCTGCGCCGGTGAGGATGTCCATCTCCAACACGGATTCGTGCGGCAGCCCGTTGCGGAACGACGTGGACTCGATACCGAGGCCGGTGACCGCACCACCGAGGGTGATGGTCTTGAGTTGCGGTACCACCAAGGGCGCCAGCCCATATGGCAGCGTCGCATCCACCAGGTCCTCGTATGTGCACATGCCTGCCACATCTGCGGTCGACGCGTGTGGGTCGACCGCGATGACATTGGTCAAACCTGATGTGTCCAGACCCTTACCGGCGTGCCGGTCGCGGGCGCGGAACAGGTTCGACGTGCTTTTGGCAAGACGAACTGTCTCGGTG
It encodes the following:
- a CDS encoding class I SAM-dependent methyltransferase, with product MTTFRENSTHSQANKLTLAEILEIFAAGQLPLKFTAYDGSTAGPEDAALGLDLKTPRGTTYLATAPGDLGLARAYVSGDLEPHGVHPGDPYPLLCALAEKMDFKRPPARVLANIVRSIGIEHLKPIAPPPQEALPRWRRMVEGLRHSRVRDAEAIHHHYDVSNTFYEWVLGPSMTYTCACYPDADATLEQAQENKYRLVFDKLRLQPGDRLLDVGCGWGAMVRYAARQGVRAIGVTLSREQAAWAQKAIAEEGLSDLAEVRHGDYRDVAESGFDAVSSIGLTEHIGVHNYPSYFGFLKSKLRVGGLLLNHCITRHDNRSGAAAGGFIDRYVFPDGELTGSGRIITEVQDVGLEVLHEENLRHHYAMTLRDWCANLVEHWDEAVAEVGLPTAKVWGLYMAGSRLGFETNVIQLHQVLAVKLDENGHDGGLPLRPWWQP
- a CDS encoding S1C family serine protease — its product is MGKLRSHRATSIILAVLAALVLVAPLAPATAAPGDPLSAVSVVQPAVARVDTRVDYQQAYGIGTGIVLSPNGEVLTNYHVVQGANAVSATVNGRSYPADLIGYDRQHDVAVLQLRGADGLPTATIGDSTALAPGDPVVALGNAQGSDAPLTQEVGTVTAFGRTVNAEDELTGSSDEITGLFEFAAPVRAGDSGGPVINGAGQVVGMTTAASVNFRMGPGGKGFAIPINDAMAVAGQIRSRTPSGSVHIGAPTMLGVGVRSAPRQGGGVIIQDVMRGGPADGAGLVPGDLLTSIDGTPLDSARTLTLVLDRHYPGDVIDLTWQDASGTPRNGKATLAAGP
- a CDS encoding aminotransferase class I/II-fold pyridoxal phosphate-dependent enzyme produces the protein MSSFHSLGRDDLLAQHESQQRNYAELQAKNLSLDLTRGKPSPAQLDLANALLSLPGDADYRDRDGTDTRNYGGLNGLTELREIFAELLGISVQNLIAGDNSSLAMMHDCIVFSLLHGGEDSERPWIQEPVVKFLCPSPGYDRHFAITESFGIEMIPVPMGEEGPDVDLIEELVAADPAIKGMWCVPVFSNPTGTVYSAETVRRLVQMPTAAPDFRLMWDNAYAVHTLTEDFVEQVDVLGLAEAAGNPNRPLVFASTSKITFAGAGVCFLGASMRNIAWYVLHAGKKSIGPDKVNQLRHLRFFRDADGVRQQMQRHRELIAPKFALVAEVLEDRLGESKIASWTDPKGGYFVSLDVWPGTAKRTIALAQNAGIALTEAGSAFPYRNDPEDKNIRIAPTFPSLPDVREAIDGLATCALLAATESLLDD
- a CDS encoding FAD-binding oxidoreductase, with the protein product MSVVPTDAQAVHAAGVQRLLDSYRAIKPTETVRLAKSTSNLFRARDRHAGKGLDTSGLTNVIAVDPHASTADVAGMCTYEDLVDATLPYGLAPLVVPQLKTITLGGAVTGLGIESTSFRNGLPHESVLEMDILTGAGEIVTASPAEHSDLFRAFPNSYGTLGYSTRLRIELEPVLPFVALRHLRFHTLDELVAAMDRIIETGGIGGEKVDYLDGVVFSADESYLCVGIKTATAGPVSDYTGSAIYYRSIQHDGKTAAEKHDRLTIHDYLWRWDTDWFWCSRAFGAQHPAIRRLWPRRYRRSSFYWKLIGYDRRFNIADRIEKRNGRPPRERVVQDVEVPIENCAEFLTWFLENVPIEPIWLCPLRLRDDPRTAGTWPLYPLRPHHTYVNVGFWSSVPIGPEPGHTNRLIERKVSQLDGHKSLYSDAFYPRDEFDALYGGEAYKTVKKTYDPDSRLLDLYSKAVQRQ